A region of the Desulfobacter postgatei 2ac9 genome:
GCTATATTTATTTTGTATAAACCCCGGGACTTGAAAAATAAAGCTTTTTCATGATATTTAAACAGGTTCTAAATAGATTGTGGAACGCTTTTACCATAAAAATTTAAGGGACAGGTATTAATCCATATGAAAGCATTGTTAGCCCTGGAAGATGGAAGAACATTTTCCTGCACAAGTTTTACAGGGCCGGGGGAAGCCCAGGGAGAGGTGGTGTTCAACACCAGCATGACCGGGTACCAGGAAATTTTGACCGACCCGTCCTATTACGGGCAGATGGTCACCATGACCTATCCGCTCATAGGCAATTACGGCGTGTGTCCGGAAGATGTTGAATCAGACCGTATTCATGTGGCAGCCTTCATTGTCAAAGAATACCAACCGTTTCCAAGCAATTTCAGATCAAAGGGAACTCTTGCCGACTATCTGATAAAATCCCATATCCTGGGCATTGAGGACCTTGATACAAGAGCGCTTACCCGGCATATACGAAAATCGGGTGCCATGCGCGCCATGATCTCCACCACGGATCTGGACCCTGAATCCCTTGTGGCCCGGGCAAGATTAATCCCTTCCATGGAAGGATCAGATCTGGTTGGATATGTCACAACCCGAAAACCCTATTTCTGGAAAGACAACTCTCCCGATTATGTGGATGCCAAAAGCCTTGAAGACCCCTCTATATGGCGCCACAAAGGCACAAAACATTCTGTTGTGGCCCTGGATTTCGGCATTAAATACAATATCATCCGCTGTCTTGAAAACGCAGGATGTGAGGTGCTGGTGGTTCCGGCAAAAACCGATGCCCAGACCATAAAATACCTGAACCCGGACGGTATTTTCCTGTCCAACGGCCCCGGCGACCCTGAACCTTTGACCTATATCGTGGAAACCATACGCGAACTTCTCGAACATTTTCCCGTCTTTGGTATATGCCTTGGCATGCAGCTTTTAGGTCTTGCCATGGGCGGTAAAACCATGAAGATTAAATTCGGCCACAGGGGCGGCAATCAGCCGGTGAAGAATATAGATACCGGAAAAGTCGAGATTACCTCCCAGAACCACGGATTTGCAGTGGATCTCAATACCCTTGACAAAAACAAGTGCCGGCTGACCCACATCAACCTGAACGAATACTCCCTGGAAGGGCTCAAAAATGATACCATCCGGGCGTTTGCCGTCCAGTATCACCCCGAAGCCTCCCCGGGCCCCCATGATGCGGCCTATCTTTTTAACCAGTTTGCAAAAGTGATGGAAAATGCCAAAGCGTAACGACATCCACAAAATTCTGATCATTGGTGCCGGCCCGATCATCATCAGCCAGGCCTGCGAGTTTGACTATTCCGGCACCCAGGCCTGCAAGGCCTTAAAGGAAGAAGGATTTGAAGTTGTCCTGATCAACTCCAATCCGGCCACCATCATGACCGACCCTGAAACAGCCGACCGGGTCTATATTGAGCCGGTGACGGCTGAAACCCTGTGCAAGGTCATTGAGATTGAACGTCCCGATGCGGTGCTGCCCACCCTTGGGGGTCAGACTGCCCTGAACACCACCATTGATGCAGCCAAAACAGGGATATTTGAACGCTATAATATTGAGCTGATCGGTGCCTCCATTGACGCCATCAACAAGGCCGAAGACCGCGAACTGTTCCGGGATGCCATGAATAAAATCGGTTTGAGAATTCCAAAATCCGGGTTTGCCGTCAATATGACTGAAGTGGAAGAGGTGGCCCAGCAGATCGGATTTCCCATTATTGTCCGGCCAAGCTTTACCCTGGGCGGAACCGGCGGCGGTGTGGCCTACAACATGGAAGAGCTTGCAAATCTTGCCAAGTCCGGCCTTGACGCCTCCCTGATCACCCAGGTGATGCTTGAGGAGTCTGTTCTGGGGTGGAAGGAGTTCGAGCTGGAGGTAATGCGGGACCACGCGGACAACGTGGTGATCATCTGCTCCATTGAGAATATTGACGCCATGGGGGTTCACACCGGCGATTCCATTACCGTGGCCCCGGCCCAGACCCTGTCCGACAAAGAATACCAGGCCCTGCGGGATGCCTCCATTGCCATCATCAGGGAGATCGGCGTAGACACGGGCGGCTCCAATGTTCAATTTGCCGTGAACCCGGATAACGGGGATATTATCGTGGTTGAAATGAACCCCAGGGTATCCAGGTCTTCCGCTCTTGCCTCCAAGGCCACGGGCTTTCCCATTGCCAAAATTGCAGCCAAGCTTGCCGTAGGGTATACCCTAGATGAGATTCCCAATGATATCACCGGCGAAACCATGGCCTGCTTTGAGCCGTCCATTGACTATTGTGTGGTCAAAATTCCGCGCTGGACCTTTGAAAAATTTCCCGAAACAGACGACATACTGACCACTGCCATGAAATCCGTGGGCGAAACCATGTCCATCGGCAGAACATTTAAAGAGGCACTTCAAAAAGGTCTGCGCTCCCTTGAAATCGGCCGGGCCGGTTTTGGTGCCGACGGAAAAGACCCTGCTCCCGGATCTGTGGCGGGTATGGATCTGGAATACAAATTATCCACCCCTAATTCCCAGCGGATTTTTTACATCAAATACGCCATTGAACACGGCATGCCCATCACCATGATCCATGATCTCACCGATATTGATCCATGGTTTCTGTACCAGATGAAGCAGATTGTCGACCTTGAAAAGCAGTTGAAACTGGCCGGTATGAACCTGCCAAAGGATCTTTTTGAAAAGGCAAAAAAATACGGGTTCTCCGACACGCAGCTGGCCTATCTGTCCGGGGGGCTGACAGACAAGCAGATCGAACAGAAACGAAAAGATTTAGGCATTGTTCCGGTATATAAACTTGTGGACACCTGTGCTGCGGAATTCAGGGCCGTTACCCCTTACTACTACTCCACCTATGAAAGCGAATGCGAAGCCCGGGTGTCGGACAAGAAAAAGGTGATCATCCTGGGCGGCGGTCCCAACCGTATCGGCCAGGGTATTGAGTTTGATTACTGCTGTGTTCATGCCTCCTTTGCCTTAAGGGAAGAAGGGGTTGAATCCATCATGGTCAATTCCAACCCGGAAACGGTCTCCACGGACTATGACACCTCGGACAAGCTCTACTTTGAACCGTTGACCCGGGAAGATGTGCTTCACATCGTGGAAAAGGAAAAACCCTTTGGGGTGATTGTCCAGTTCGGGGGCCAGACACCGTTGAACCTTGCCACGGACCTTCAAAAAGCAGGGGTTCCCATCATCGGCACAAGTCCGGAAAGCATAGACCGCGCCGAAGATAGGGATCTTTTTGCGGCCATGCTTAAAAAACTGGGCCTTCGCCAGCCGGATAACGGCATTGCATATTCCTACCAAGAAGCCGTGAAAGTGGCCAGGGATATCGGATACCCGGTCATGGTTCGCCCCTCCTTTGTGCTGGGCGGCCGGGCCATGAAAATCGTCTATGATGAAAAGGATCTGGAATCCTATTTTGAACTGGCGGTCCAGGCATCCCCGGACAAGCCCGTACTCATTGACAAGTTTCTGGAAGAAGCCTTTGAGCTGGATGTGGACGCCATTTCCGACGGTGAAGACACCATTATCGGCGGCATGATGGAACATATTGAAGAGGCAGGTATCCATTCCGGAGATTCCGCCTGTGTGCTGCCGCCCTATTCCATTGAAGCGCACCACATCAAAGAGATGTCTGATGCGGCAAAAGCCATTGCCAAAGAACTTAATGTCAAGGGTCTGATGAACATCCAGTTCGGGATTATGAATGACACGGTGTACATCATTGAAGTCAATCCCAGGGCATCCCGGACCATCCCCTTTGTCTCCAAGGCGATCGGTGTGCCTCTGGCCAAACTGGCCACCAAGGTGATGCTGGGAAAAACCTTAAAAGAACTTGGGGTGACCACCGAAGTTATCCCGCCCTATTATTGTGTCAAAGAAGCAGTAATGCCCTTTGACCGCTTTGAAAACGTCGATCCTGTTCTTGGGCCGGAGATGAAATCCACAGGCGAAGTCATGGGCATTGATAAAGATCTTGGCGCAGCTGTGGCCAAAGCTCAGTTTGCTGCCGGACAGAAACTGCCCAAGGAAGGCACTGTATTTATCTCCGTCCAGGACAAGGATAAAAAGGCGGCACTGCCTGTGGCAAAATGTTTCCATGACATGGGATTCACCATCATGGCCACCCGGGGAACCGTCACATTCCTGGAAGAAAACAAAATTCCATCCACATTTGTAAAAAAAGTATCCGCAGGCCGACCCCATGTGGTGGATGCCGTGAAAAACGGTGAAATCCAGCTTATATTAAATACAGGCGCCTCCAGCCAGACCCAAAGAGACGGCTATGAAATTCGCAGGGCCGCCATTAAATATAAAATACCTTATGCCACCACCACGGACGGGGCCCGGGCCATCAGCCTGGCCATCCAGGCCATGAAAAAAGAGAACCTGACGGTTAAGCCACTCCAGTATTATCACCAGGAAATTAAGCATTGAAAGAACCAGAAATGAATACGACCCACCCAAATTGTTCGACCTGCCCCGTTTTTACGCCCAGTGAACGTCCCAAAGATGAATGTGGGGTTTTTGGCCTTTACAAACACCCGGAAGCGGCCCAAATTACCTACTTCGGGCTTTATGCGCTTCAACACAGGGGCCAGGAAAGTGCGGGCATCTCCGTGAACCGGGGGATTAATGATAAAATTTTCTCCCATAAAGGCATGGGACTTGTACCGGAAATTTTCAACATGGACGACCTTAAACGCATTGAAGGCGGGTCTGCCATCGGCCATGTCCGGTACTCCACGACGGGAGATTCCGTTCTGGCCAATGCCCAGCCTTTTGTGGTGAACCATCGGCACCGCTCCTATGCCCTGGCTCACAATGGTAATCTGGTCAACGCCCACATCATCCGCGAAGAACTTGAGGAACAGGGCTCCATCTTCCAGACCACCATGGATTCGGAAGTGTTTCTGCACCTGTTTATTAAAAACCTTATAAAGGGCGATTATGAATCAGCCATATTAAAGGCCGTCTCAAAGCTTGAAGGCGCCTATTCCATGATTCTTCTGACCTGTAAGGGCGAAATTATCGGCATGAAAGACCCCAACGGATTCCGCCCCCTGGCCCTTGGAAAACTCAACGGGCACTATGTACTGGCATCTGAAACCTGTGCCTTTGACCTGATCCAGGCTGAATTCATCCGGGAACTGGCCCCCGGTGAAATCGTTATTATCAGTGAAGACGGCATCAAGAGTATCAAACATCCCAATGCAGCTGCCAAAAAATCCTTGTGCATATTTGAATATATCTATTTTGCCCGGCCTGACTCCACCATTGACGGCAAAAACGTCTATGAAATGAGAAAGGCACATGGAAGGCGTCTGGCCCAGGAATCCCATGTGGATGCAGACCTGGTCATGCCGTTCCCCGATTCCGGCAACTATGCGGCCATCGGCTATGCCGCAGAATCTGGAATCCCCTTTGAAATGGCTATGATACGCAACCACTATGTGGGCAGAAGTTTTATCCAGCCCACCCAGTCCATGCGGGATTTTGCGGTGCGGGTGAAACTGAACCCGGTACGGGAACTGATAAAAGGTAAAGATATTATCATTGTTGAAGATTCCATTATCCGGGGCACCACGGCCAAAACCCGTGTGAAAGCACTAAAGGAGTTGGGAGCCGGAAAAATACACATGCGGGTATCTTGTCCGCCTCATAAGTTCCCCTGTTACTACGGCATTGATTTTTCATCCAAGGGAGAGTTGATTGCGGCTCAGAAACCCTTGGATGAACTGACCGAATACCTTGGATTGGATTCCCTGCATTACCTGTCCATTGAAGGCATGCTCGAAGCCTCCGGAGTCAATGACCCTGAAGCCAATTTCTGCAAGGCCTGCTTTGACGGTACATACCCTGTGCCCTTTGATCCCAATTTTACCAAACAGTGCATGGGATAAAATGAAAAAACAAACCGTTGCATTTTCAAGGCAGAGCACCAATCTGTTTTTCCACATACTGACACGATGCAATCTGCGTTGTGCCCACTGCTATATCAACCGAGACCAGCACGGAAGCAACACCCTTTCCCTGGATACGATCAAGGCGTGGCTTGGTATCTTTTCTTCCAAAGCAAAGGATACCAACCTGATTTTTTTAGGGGGTGAACCCACGCTTCACCCCGATCTTGCTTCAGCCATAGGCATAGCCGAATCCATGGGATTCAAATCCATCACCATTGATACCAACGGTTTTTTATTTCACAACATCCTGGACAAGATCACACCCAATCAGATTGACTTTTTTTCATTTTCCCTGGATGGTGTCAGCAAGAGAATCAATGATGCCATCAGAGGAGAGGGATGCTTTGATGCCGTCATGTCCGGTATCAGCCGTGCTGTGGAAAAAGGTTTTTCCTGCTCAATGATCTATACGGTCTCTGAAAAAAACATTCATGAGGTCCCAAAGCTTCCTGAATTGGTAAAGGATCTCGGTATTTCACGATTTTTTATCCAGGTGGTGGGTATGCGGGGCGAAACGGAAAACACGGATGCAAGGCACCAGGTATCAAAATCAATCTGGCAGAAAACCATTCCAAAAACGGCGGAACAGATTGCAGAACAGGGAATTATCGTTACCTACCCCAAGGTGTTCCTTACCCATGAAGAAACCTTTGAATGTGCTGCCAATGTGGCGGACAACTATTTTATCTTCCCCAACGGACGGGTGTATCAATGTCCTTTATGTGAGGATTTTCCCTTTCATTCCTATGAAATAATAAACAATCAACTTATGCCTCGTCCAAAAATCAATGAAAAGGATCTTTTCTCTTTGCAGATTCCCGAAGGTTGTGTAATGAACAAATTAATACAGCCGGGAAATCTCTCCTACGATGATAATGAATTCCCCCGCTATAAAATCGCCTGTTGTATGCTCAAGGAGGAATTATACCCTTAAGACAGAACGTTCAAAATGAAATTCCAGCCGATTCATCAATTACCAAACAAAAGTTTGTTTGGTAACACTACAGCGACACTTGAACGTCTAATTCTTCAGCGAGAGCCATTTTTCTTTTTCTATGGCTTTTTTATATGAAAGTTATGAGTAGTGAGTAGTGAGATTTAAAACAAGCTGTTTTCTCAATACTCAATACTCACATCTTTCATTATTTGTTGTGTCCGTCAGGACATGGTCGTTATAGAGATGGATCAATTACTCTACCCATGAACAGGATGGTTCCTGTAAAATCATCCCGTATCAAAAAGATAAATGGTCTATCCATAGAGATGCTTACCGACTCATATGCTGCAACTACATCCACAACAACGGCTGTTGCAGCAGCGGCTTCCGTGCCTTTCTCATCAACGGCAATAAAGGCTTTATGATAAATTTCATCAATATATGGCGTTGAATCTTCGGGGTCAACCATATTGCTGAAATCTGCTGCATATGGAATAAAGGCATCAATCATGCCTAAATTGCGCATGATTTGTTTACAACGTATTTCGCAATCAAACTCAAACTTCGGCAAAGTCAATTCAACATCCCCTATGGACAAAGATGAAAGAATAGATTGGATAAAATTATTATCAAGAGCGCTTTCAACTGAATCAAATCTGCCGTTATGGGGAGCAATTAAAAGCATGGAAAGCTCCTGGGAATATTGAGATTCATCGTGCGGACTCACATAGGGCAGCTCAACAGCATCAAAATCTTCACTTTGAAAAAACCTGGTGCGTACCGTCTGATGCATCATTTGTGATGATACGGTAGAATTATCAAGACGTGTAAAATCACCTGGAATTGTAGCTCCCTCATCAAATTGAGAGCACCAGGATGCCTTAAAATAAATGGCATTGGTTAGAACCACTGCTGTATCCGATAAAATTGAACCTTCAGGGAGCAGATCTTTAATTTTTTCATTAGTCTGATCTTCCACCCACCGATTAATTACCAATCGTGAGGCATCAGGCTGTCCTGAAAAATCAAGGGTGTGGACACCGGCATCATAGTTTTGTGCTAAAATATCAAGGTAGGAGGCGAGAAAGGGGTATCCAATATTGCTCCATACCGCATTGACTAAATTGAGCTGAAAAGCATCCCCCCCTATGAAGAAGGGGTCGGTATCATCCCGGCTGTTTATATCCACATTCAGAGCGTTCAGTGTGGAATGAAAACTGCTTGACGGAAGTGTAAAGTGCAGACTGTCTGCCATCTCATCGGCGGTATTATTTTTTGCACCGGCCCAGGTCATGGCAAGGGCGTTTTCTATGCTATAGGTTGAAAAAAATATGTTCTTATCCTGGAGACTTTCATCTGCTGAGGCCTGGTGATAAAAATCAAAGGTATAGTCAGAAAATCCATTTACCAATTCCTCCATATCAGCAGAATCATAATTTGGAAAATCGTCATAAGAGGCAGATGATTTTACAATTTTGAGCTGTACCTCAATATCAGATAACAATTCTGCAATATACTCTTCTGCCTCTTCTACATCAAAATCATCATTTGCCGCAGAACTTATAATATTGGCTGCCCAATCCATAAAACTCTCGTCATCAGTCATAGATCCTACGTCAGAATAAGCAAAAAGAAGTCCGATTTCAGTCTTTTTAGCTAACGTAGCGGCATCTTCGGAACTTCCAGTTGCGGACTTTGCACCATTAATGATAGCCATAATAGCCTGGTCACGCCGTATCTCTCCACTGTCCAGTGCGTCCACCCAATAAGTTAAGCCCGCGTCAGCTGGAGCGCGGTTCAATACATTATCAAAAATATTAGTAATAAACTCTGAATTGCTTAACGCTTCTGGAAGTTTTTCTTTAGTTTCAGGTTGGTCAAAAAAGGATTGTGCAACTTGATCAATGGTAAAATACCCTGTGTCAACTGATTCAGCCCAGTAGTTCAAACCAGCATTCGCGGGTGCCCTTCCAAAAGTTGCTACATAAATTTCTGAAATAAGATGTTCCGTACTCATATCACAACCATCACAATGCTGATCTGTACAAAAAGCAATGGAAGTCAAAATGAAAACTCCGATGAATAGAATGAAAAACGGAACAAAAACTTTCTTCATGTCCTCCCCCCATAACGTTAGAATATTAGAATACCGGATCACCTCTAAATGGCAACCCAGTTATAATCAATGGAACCGCGCCTTTCCGTGCCTGTCTTTCGGCAGGTTTGGCTTTGTCGTCTCGTAGATGTATCAGAACAAGTAACCCAATATCGCCTAAAAACGAGTTTGTCAATCAGGTAAACCCTTAGAAATGTCAAATTTTTACTTTTTCATTTTTTCATTTAAGGTGATCCCCCTTGTTGGTTGATCCCGTGGATCAGGATAGCTTGGCTCACCGTCATCATGAGAAAGATCATTCCAATGCACATCAAAGGGGAAAAATCCGGAAGCGAACCTGGAACGTCTAAAACGGAATGCCCCATCCTGGTACAGATAAAAGTTATGGGCGACGTTGACCGGCGAATCCAGATTAAAGATTAAAGATTAACTGTCAGAATATCAAACGCCAGCATCCACAAAAGGCGATCCACATCCAGCACATCCTCAACCTGGGAATGACGGCATGTATTTCCTGGCGATTTCATAGCTGAGCACTTCCCGGACAAAGCTTGGATCATTATAAACGTTTGCAAGTTTAAGGGTCCCGTACCCGTCGAGGGGTCTGGCCGTTATTGATATAATCAAGTTTTATATTCTGATCAGATGATGCCCGGCATAAAAAAAATGGCTCATGTCGTGTTTTGGGGTCTTTTGAAATTTGGTAACAAAAAAGCAAGAATTGACTTGCATTACGGACTGTTATGATGGTAGATATTCGCTTTGCTATTAACTGGTTACACTTGGATTGGAGCCGATGAAGGTAAATATCAAGACCCTGATAGATGATGTGCAATGCTATGAAACCGTTCGTGAGCTGCGTTGGCCAGAAATACGTGAGTGTCCGTTTTGTGATTCCATAAACACAATCAAAAAAGGTTACGATGATAGGGAATCTGCCAAACAGCGCTATGAATGCAAAGAGTGCGGAAAACGCTTCGATGATCTCACCGGGACCATTTTTGCCGGACATCACCAACCCCTTAAAGTGTGGATATTGTGCCTTTATTTCATGGAGTTAAATTTGTCAAACAACCAGATTTCCAAAGAGTTGGACCTTAATCGTGGAGATGTTCACAATATGACTGCTCAGCTACGCGAAGGCGTGGTAAAAAAAAGCCTTGGATAACCCTTCAGGATGAGGTTGAGTGCGATGAGGTGTATATCGTTGCAGGGCACAAAGGCAACCCCGAAGCTGTATCAAAAAAAGGCCGGGATGGTCGCCGTAACCGATTAAAGGGTGATAGAGGGCGTGGTACGCTGGAAAAAGAGAAACCACCTATTTTCGGGATAATACAGCGGTGTGGGCAGGTTGTGATTCAAATGCTCCCCAATGTCCGGCAGGCCACCATTGAGCCTTTGATAAAGGCCACTATACAGCCAGAAACATTGGTCTACACCGATGAGTATGCCATTTATAACCGGTTGAATGAATGGGGTTATGACCATGAAAGTGTGAATCATGAAGCCGGTGAATATGCCAGAGATGATGATGGAGATGGGTTTTATGAAGTCCATGTGAATACAATGGAAGGCTTCTGGTCATTACTCCGAAGTTGGATTCGCCCACATCGGGGTATCTCACAGGAGAAACTTCCTTTTTACCTCGGATTTTTCGAGTTCGTTCATAATGTTGGTAAACGAGGGAAATCCCTGCTTCACTCACTTATTGAGGTGCTGATTAAGTAAGACCCCAAAACGCGACATGAGCCTTTTTATTTTAACTTAAAGGTACCAAAATGATAACCAGCTTCCTCAGTGGGATATTACCATTCGACCATTAACGGTAAGTTGAGATCGGCCAAGTCCCTAAAATGGTAAATATAGCGGATAGAGATGGGAAGCCACCCGGAGGAAGCTTCCCGAATTAGTTATTTTCTAGATTTTAACGGGCATAAACACTCCGGGTTAATTTGGGGGTATTATGCGCTTTTTATCTCAATCTGTCTGGGTTTGGCTGCCTCAGACTTTGGCAGATGCAGCCGTAATACACCGTTTTTCAGTTCAGCCTCAACTTTTTCAACATCAATTGTCTGGGGGACAGAAAAATTTCTTACATATTGAGCATTTGAGAACTCTTCGTAGGTGACCGGACCGGTTACAGGCAATTTCCTGACACCGGATATTGATAAGGTGCCGTTGTCTATATCAACAGATATATCGTCTTTTACAACCCCGGGCATGTCGGCGTAGATAAGTATTTCATCCTCATTTTCATAAATATCAACGGCAGGGGTTGCTTCATATAATTCTTTGGTTTTTTCAATATTTTTTTCTTCCTGTTTAGCTATCTCCTGGCTCCTATCCATGACAATCCTCCTTTGGATAAACTTTTCATTGACGATTTAGATGATGCTGATTTTTTTGGGTTTTGCCGCCTCATGCTTGGGAAGGATAAGGTACAACACACCGTCTTTCAATGTGGCCTCAACTTTGGTGGAATCAACATCTGCCGGTAATGTAAAACTTCTGGAAAAAGACCCGATACCCCGTTCCGTTCTATGGATTTTATAATTTTCAGGTGCATCGGATTTCCTTTGCCCGCTGATTTCAAGATAGTTCCCCTGAATTTTTACATTCAAGTCGTCTTTTTTAAGTCCCGTCACTTCCGCCCTTATTTCAAAATTGTCTCCATTTTCATAGAGGTTGGTCCGGGGAGCAGTTTGTTCAAATCCCCATCTGTAACCGGATGATTTTTCATAGTCGCCGTAAAGATTATCCAGTCTTTTTTGAAGAAGGTTCATGCTCCCGAACAATCTGTCAAGATCACTGATTCTTGTAAACATAATTATTCCTCCTTTAAATAGTTTTTATTTTAGAATACTGATGGAGCGTTCGGGCTGGTAGAATCGACGTCTTTATGAAAGTTTTAAGGTTTGTCCATCCTATCCCCTGATACCTTTGCTCCCACAAAATCATCTCTATTTTTGCTTAATTTAATTCTGTTTTTTTTCATGTCAATATAATTTTTATTACCATATTTGATCATATAGTGATCAATTCAAATATGAATCTTGATATTGTTCAATTGAGGATTTTTATAAGGAGGTGATATTATGCCGAAGGATTATTACCTTGTTTTTAGAAAAAAGGCCGATTCACCTATTGGGTGCATCGGCCTTTTTTATACTAAGTCAAAAAAACTGAATTAATCTTCTACCTGCTTAATAACAATCAGGAGATCTTTTGCATCAACCTGTGTTCCAACGGATGTGACGATTCTTTGAACAATACCGGAGACATCAGAGAGCACATTGGTTTGCATTTTCATTGCTTCAATGGTAGCAAGAACATCCCCTCGTTCGATCTTCTGGTTTTCAGTAACGCAAACGGCAGAGATCAGACCCGGCATTGGTGAACCAATTTCACCAAGAACAGCCGGGTTGGCCTTTTCCCGTGGTGCTCTTTCCGGCGCTTTCGAGCGGTCAGGTACTTTAACAATCCGGGATTGACCATTCAGTTCGAAAAAGACCTCTCTTTTTCCTTCTTCATCTGCCTTCCCCTTGGCCATGAGACGAACAATAAGGGTTTTTCCGGACGCGAGATCAACAGAAAGTTCTTCTTCCCGTTTCATTCCATAGAAAAAATTAAGCGTTGGAAGCACACTCACATTTCCATAGGTCCTGCGATGTTTGGCGTAATCAATGAATACATCCGGATACATTAAATAGGAAGCAAGTTCGCAGTCTGAAATTTTCCTTTCTGCCAGTTTTTCTGCTTCCGCACGCGTTGAGTCCATGTCAACAGGCTCAAGCAGTTGTCCTGGACGAACCGTAATGGGTTCTTCACCTTTCAATATCTTTTTCTGCAACTCTTTGGGAAATCCTCCCGGAGGTTGTCCCATCATTCCTTTAAAGAAGCTAACGACGGATTCCGGGAACGACACTTCTTTTTCCGGATTCAAAACATCTTCTTTGGTCAGACCGCTGGTAATCATGGACAAAGCCATATCGCCAACCACTTTGGAGCTTGGCGTGACTTTTACAATATCACCGAACATCTCATTTACATCTCTATACACCTTTGCCACTTCAGGCCATCTTTCTTCAATGCCCAGTGCCCTGGCCTGCTGGCGCAGATTGGTATATTGTCCGCCCGGCATTTCATGCAGATAAACTTCAGAGGTGCCGCTGTGAAATTCACTTTCAAAACCAACATACATCTGCCTTACTTTTTCCCAGTAGTTGGAAATAATTGCCAGTGATTCCGAATTCATACCGGTATCACGCGGGGTATTTTTAAGTGCGGCCACAATGGAACCTAAATTGGGGTGCGAGGTCAACCCGCTCATGGCATCCATTGCCGCATCAATGGCATCAACGCCTGCGTCTGCTGCCGACAGCAGTGTTGCTGCGGCAATGCCGCTGGTATCATGGCTGTGAAGGTGAATGGGCAGACCAATTTCATTCTTTAAGGCTTCAATCAGCACCTTTGCCGCAGCCGGCTTTAACAATCCTGCCATATCCTTAATCGCCAAAATATGGGCACCGGCTTTTTCGAGCTCTTTTGCCATATCAACATAGTATTTCAGGCTGTATTTGGTCCTTTTGGGATCCAGAATATCACCTGTATAACATATGGCAGCTTCACAAATTTTATTGTTTTCCAGAACCGAATCCATGGCCAATCTCATATTTTCGACCCAGTTCAGGGAATCAAAAACACGGAAAAGGTCCATTCCGTTTTCAGCAGCCTGTTTGACAAAGTACTTGATAACATTGTCCGGATAATTGGTATATCCCACACCATTGGAGGCT
Encoded here:
- a CDS encoding radical SAM protein; translated protein: MKKQTVAFSRQSTNLFFHILTRCNLRCAHCYINRDQHGSNTLSLDTIKAWLGIFSSKAKDTNLIFLGGEPTLHPDLASAIGIAESMGFKSITIDTNGFLFHNILDKITPNQIDFFSFSLDGVSKRINDAIRGEGCFDAVMSGISRAVEKGFSCSMIYTVSEKNIHEVPKLPELVKDLGISRFFIQVVGMRGETENTDARHQVSKSIWQKTIPKTAEQIAEQGIIVTYPKVFLTHEETFECAANVADNYFIFPNGRVYQCPLCEDFPFHSYEIINNQLMPRPKINEKDLFSLQIPEGCVMNKLIQPGNLSYDDNEFPRYKIACCMLKEELYP
- a CDS encoding serpin family protein, with amino-acid sequence MKKVFVPFFILFIGVFILTSIAFCTDQHCDGCDMSTEHLISEIYVATFGRAPANAGLNYWAESVDTGYFTIDQVAQSFFDQPETKEKLPEALSNSEFITNIFDNVLNRAPADAGLTYWVDALDSGEIRRDQAIMAIINGAKSATGSSEDAATLAKKTEIGLLFAYSDVGSMTDDESFMDWAANIISSAANDDFDVEEAEEYIAELLSDIEVQLKIVKSSASYDDFPNYDSADMEELVNGFSDYTFDFYHQASADESLQDKNIFFSTYSIENALAMTWAGAKNNTADEMADSLHFTLPSSSFHSTLNALNVDINSRDDTDPFFIGGDAFQLNLVNAVWSNIGYPFLASYLDILAQNYDAGVHTLDFSGQPDASRLVINRWVEDQTNEKIKDLLPEGSILSDTAVVLTNAIYFKASWCSQFDEGATIPGDFTRLDNSTVSSQMMHQTVRTRFFQSEDFDAVELPYVSPHDESQYSQELSMLLIAPHNGRFDSVESALDNNFIQSILSSLSIGDVELTLPKFEFDCEIRCKQIMRNLGMIDAFIPYAADFSNMVDPEDSTPYIDEIYHKAFIAVDEKGTEAAAATAVVVDVVAAYESVSISMDRPFIFLIRDDFTGTILFMGRVIDPSL
- a CDS encoding Hsp20/alpha crystallin family protein, which gives rise to MDRSQEIAKQEEKNIEKTKELYEATPAVDIYENEDEILIYADMPGVVKDDISVDIDNGTLSISGVRKLPVTGPVTYEEFSNAQYVRNFSVPQTIDVEKVEAELKNGVLRLHLPKSEAAKPRQIEIKSA
- a CDS encoding Hsp20/alpha crystallin family protein, which produces MFTRISDLDRLFGSMNLLQKRLDNLYGDYEKSSGYRWGFEQTAPRTNLYENGDNFEIRAEVTGLKKDDLNVKIQGNYLEISGQRKSDAPENYKIHRTERGIGSFSRSFTLPADVDSTKVEATLKDGVLYLILPKHEAAKPKKISII